One window from the genome of Borrelia puertoricensis encodes:
- a CDS encoding Mlp family lipoprotein has translation MNKINFILILLLLISSCEYEHGNATPKSRSKRDLSNEREQVEKTPEDALREKLNDSQKQGLEFLKDALSDDNKLNEILKQDERKVKDVLEHIKSELEKCTGDNANDQKNTFKTLVKEYFKGNNDNLDNIVGENSQLQSMCGANGAGG, from the coding sequence ATGAATAAAATTAATTTTATTTTGATTTTATTATTACTAATTAGTAGTTGTGAATATGAGCATGGAAATGCTACACCTAAGAGTAGAAGCAAAAGAGACTTAAGCAATGAAAGAGAACAAGTAGAAAAAACACCTGAAGACGCATTAAGAGAAAAGCTAAATGATAGTCAAAAGCAAGGTTTAGAATTTTTAAAAGATGCTTTAAGTGATGATAATAAACTAAATGAAATTCTAAAACAAGATGAAAGAAAAGTTAAAGATGTACTTGAACATATAAAGAGTGAACTTGAAAAATGCACAGGTGATAATGCTAATGATCAAAAAAACACTTTTAAAACCTTAGTAAAGGAATATTTTAAAGGCAATAATGATAATTTAGACAATATTGTTGGTGAAAACAGTCAATTACAAAGCATGTGTGGAGCAAACGGAGCAGGTGGTTAA